One window from the genome of Myxococcales bacterium encodes:
- a CDS encoding alpha/beta hydrolase, producing the protein MKPRNIIFVIGLAQGALLLSTSAEASRRPGEHKVSPRPWFSRLPKAARTSGPKHKDATETRMSRAAKPAKRLSATNSKLPLLTRDASYEGAHLTTIFETGVPSQRTVLLSFHGAGQAPDNELIRRMTNSLQFVGASLEIHAVPYGYGAEGDFNTDYPEAAAALVGKGKVFIGGHSAGGRKAYELADKYPEKFAGLITLNGAGVGTTTAPAIPSLIAIGENDGGARFLTRRATRKLGSQKIVAVKTPHANLTHLVASQGDHSMRFRVEGDGDKDAASRSPDTEAMNTALAKAIAGFMVANAPSLAP; encoded by the coding sequence ATGAAACCACGCAACATAATCTTCGTCATCGGCCTGGCGCAGGGAGCGCTCCTGCTTTCGACGTCCGCCGAAGCCTCCCGGCGCCCGGGCGAGCACAAGGTTTCCCCCAGGCCTTGGTTCAGTAGGCTCCCCAAAGCCGCGCGGACGTCAGGTCCCAAGCACAAAGACGCCACGGAGACGCGCATGAGTCGCGCCGCCAAACCCGCCAAGCGCCTCTCCGCGACCAATAGCAAGCTGCCGCTTTTGACGCGTGATGCTTCTTACGAGGGTGCGCACCTCACGACCATCTTCGAAACGGGCGTCCCAAGCCAGCGCACCGTGCTCTTGTCGTTCCATGGCGCGGGCCAAGCGCCGGACAATGAGCTCATCCGCCGCATGACCAATTCGTTGCAGTTCGTGGGCGCGTCACTCGAGATCCATGCCGTACCCTATGGTTACGGCGCAGAAGGAGATTTCAATACCGACTATCCCGAGGCGGCGGCGGCGCTCGTTGGCAAGGGCAAGGTCTTCATTGGCGGCCATAGCGCTGGCGGCCGAAAGGCCTACGAGCTCGCGGATAAGTACCCCGAGAAATTCGCCGGGCTTATCACCTTAAACGGTGCGGGCGTTGGGACAACCACCGCGCCGGCAATTCCCTCGCTCATCGCGATTGGTGAGAACGACGGCGGCGCTCGCTTCCTTACGCGCCGCGCCACCAGGAAACTTGGCAGTCAAAAAATTGTTGCCGTAAAGACCCCACACGCCAACCTCACGCATCTCGTCGCTTCGCAAGGCGATCACTCGATGCGCTTTCGGGTAGAGGGCGATGGCGACAAGGATGCCGCTTCGCGCTCGCCGGATACCGAAGCCATGAATACAGCCCTCGCGAAAGCGATCGCAGGCTTCATGGTTGCTAACGCTCCGTCGCTGGCGCCATAG
- a CDS encoding ribose-phosphate pyrophosphokinase encodes MKLRPQLLAYLLSAATALGGLTAGRDAVADARGPLSMRSTPLRKAATAEKRAAGDRRHDRPLITKFANSEGTVKIQRSMLGRRAAVMLRGSDEPATSLWHAFMAIEASHMAGALGVDVTVDAAFYPRYGKQFVDTTLRWLRARNVSTSSGRRVERNVGVPEERVKFRRKASKSKTLMWGGQIHPELLGSLATKLDIVGDVIDGASMNAEGLTLPENPRGKDIYYVMGKSVTASETFHAEMLDMLRVVKAAKQSGARSVTIITPYLPYSRSDRMDSAGIAVGAALLPKLMSKAGVDRAMFFSIHQAQELGIFQAAEVMPIHLSGEAILAATLGARIKAANLPVDKVVVVAPDAGAEKRAKVFARFLAAELGVPADGLVKRVKVASKERRGLDTTTRFSDSVKGEIAVVVDDETASGGTLMDLAKAARGSGATHVFAAVSHLTGNARDKIRPGGDIDKLFVLDTLPQKETRESGNQAIEVVGIAETLGTVIGKLQQNNSIEAHLFLEQ; translated from the coding sequence ATGAAACTCCGCCCCCAACTCCTTGCTTACTTGCTATCCGCAGCGACCGCGTTAGGCGGCTTGACGGCGGGTCGCGATGCGGTTGCCGATGCGCGTGGGCCCTTGTCCATGCGCAGCACGCCGTTGCGGAAGGCCGCGACGGCCGAAAAGCGGGCCGCTGGCGACCGGCGGCACGACCGACCGCTCATCACCAAATTCGCCAACAGCGAAGGCACGGTCAAGATCCAGCGCTCCATGCTCGGCCGCCGCGCGGCCGTGATGCTGCGCGGCTCCGATGAGCCGGCGACCTCGCTGTGGCATGCCTTCATGGCGATCGAGGCCTCGCACATGGCCGGCGCCTTAGGGGTCGACGTGACCGTCGATGCCGCGTTTTACCCGCGCTACGGCAAGCAATTCGTTGACACTACGCTGCGCTGGCTTCGCGCCCGCAACGTCTCGACCTCGTCGGGACGGCGGGTCGAACGCAACGTCGGCGTGCCCGAAGAACGCGTGAAGTTCCGCCGCAAGGCCTCAAAGAGCAAGACCCTGATGTGGGGCGGTCAAATCCACCCCGAACTCTTGGGCTCGCTGGCCACCAAGCTCGACATCGTCGGCGACGTCATCGACGGCGCCAGCATGAATGCCGAGGGCCTTACGCTGCCGGAAAACCCGCGTGGCAAGGACATCTATTACGTCATGGGTAAATCCGTGACCGCGAGCGAAACCTTCCACGCCGAGATGCTCGACATGCTACGCGTCGTCAAGGCCGCCAAGCAAAGCGGGGCACGGTCCGTCACGATCATCACGCCGTATCTGCCCTATTCGCGGTCGGATCGCATGGACAGCGCGGGCATTGCCGTGGGCGCCGCCCTGTTGCCAAAACTCATGAGCAAGGCCGGCGTCGACCGCGCCATGTTCTTCTCGATCCACCAGGCGCAGGAACTCGGCATTTTTCAGGCCGCCGAGGTCATGCCGATTCACCTCTCGGGCGAGGCCATCTTGGCCGCCACGCTCGGCGCGCGCATCAAGGCGGCTAACCTGCCAGTTGACAAGGTCGTCGTGGTTGCGCCTGACGCGGGTGCCGAAAAGCGCGCCAAGGTATTTGCCAGGTTTCTCGCCGCCGAGCTCGGCGTCCCGGCCGATGGCTTGGTCAAACGGGTGAAGGTCGCCAGCAAGGAGCGTCGCGGCCTCGATACCACGACGCGCTTTTCAGACTCCGTCAAGGGTGAGATCGCGGTGGTGGTCGATGATGAAACCGCGAGCGGCGGCACGCTAATGGACCTTGCCAAGGCGGCGCGTGGCAGCGGCGCGACCCATGTTTTTGCCGCCGTGAGCCATCTAACCGGCAACGCCCGCGACAAGATCCGCCCAGGCGGCGACATCGACAAACTATTTGTCCTCGACACCTTGCCACAAAAAGAAACGCGCGAGTCGGGCAATCAAGCAATCGAGGTCGTCGGCATCGCCGAGACCCTTGGGACGGTGATCGGCAAGCTGCAACAAAACAACAGCATCGAAGCGCACCTTTTTCTCGAACAATAA
- a CDS encoding DUF2132 domain-containing protein yields the protein MVHGDDDEVRDESGHLLRELHGVTLLQIVQYLVLRLGFAGLAARVPINCFAVNPSIQSTVKFLRRTPWARSQIEALYVELRTNELRT from the coding sequence ATGGTACACGGCGATGACGATGAGGTTCGCGATGAATCGGGCCATCTGCTGCGTGAGTTGCACGGCGTCACCTTGCTGCAGATCGTGCAATATTTGGTTTTGCGCCTCGGCTTTGCGGGGCTGGCGGCCCGCGTGCCGATCAACTGCTTCGCCGTCAATCCGTCGATTCAGTCGACAGTGAAGTTCCTCCGCCGCACGCCTTGGGCGCGCAGCCAGATCGAGGCGCTCTACGTCGAGCTGCGCACCAACGAGCTGCGCACGTAA
- a CDS encoding serine hydrolase, producing the protein MNHHGKTLPTLMCLVATAAALAPACNDKANAPTAVTHAPAPPTPRAQPATSPAPAPTAIDVRALAEQESRALATAAGHIWNNIVIYDVATQQVVASVGMVGGTLGAADARYRPGSVMKVFTVAAALAQGKLAANDRFDGKRGTLRLGGVVLKDGMAHQPMSPSEVLGFSSNVGAAQIAQRLDKAQAAAMWSRLGFMRELPNISAMSVGEFARFAAGSAPDGVVDAVSVAKAFAAVLHQRDGLLSNAQATLLRQWLRAPTEQDGGTGRLAAVPGMTVIGKTGTARGTTPGAAMGHFVGAFPADKAKYIIVVAVETTADGYAGGEIAAPAFARLAARLR; encoded by the coding sequence ATGAACCACCATGGTAAGACACTCCCCACCCTGATGTGCCTGGTCGCGACCGCTGCCGCGCTCGCGCCGGCATGTAACGACAAGGCGAACGCCCCAACGGCCGTCACGCACGCACCGGCTCCGCCAACGCCGCGCGCCCAACCCGCTACCTCGCCGGCTCCGGCACCAACCGCCATCGACGTGCGTGCCCTGGCCGAGCAAGAATCGCGCGCGCTCGCGACGGCCGCCGGCCACATCTGGAACAATATCGTCATCTACGACGTGGCGACGCAGCAAGTGGTCGCCAGCGTCGGGATGGTTGGCGGCACGCTTGGCGCCGCCGATGCGCGCTATCGCCCTGGCTCGGTGATGAAGGTGTTCACCGTCGCCGCCGCGCTCGCGCAGGGCAAGCTCGCCGCCAACGATCGTTTTGACGGCAAACGCGGCACGTTGCGCCTTGGCGGCGTGGTGCTCAAAGATGGCATGGCCCACCAGCCCATGTCGCCGAGCGAGGTCCTAGGTTTTTCCTCAAACGTTGGTGCGGCGCAAATCGCGCAGCGGCTTGACAAGGCGCAAGCCGCGGCCATGTGGTCGCGCCTGGGCTTCATGCGCGAGCTACCAAATATCTCGGCGATGTCCGTGGGCGAGTTCGCGAGGTTTGCCGCCGGCTCGGCGCCCGATGGCGTCGTCGACGCGGTCAGCGTGGCGAAGGCCTTTGCCGCCGTGCTGCATCAACGGGACGGCCTGCTTTCGAACGCGCAGGCGACCTTGTTGCGCCAGTGGCTTCGCGCGCCGACTGAACAAGATGGCGGCACCGGCAGGCTGGCTGCCGTCCCAGGGATGACGGTCATCGGCAAAACCGGCACGGCTCGCGGCACGACGCCAGGCGCCGCGATGGGGCACTTTGTCGGCGCCTTTCCGGCCGACAAAGCGAAATACATCATCGTCGTCGCGGTCGAAACCACCGCCGATGGCTATGCCGGCGGCGAAATCGCCGCGCCAGCGTTTGCACGGCTTGCCGCGCGCTTGCGTTAA